One segment of Triticum aestivum cultivar Chinese Spring chromosome 2A, IWGSC CS RefSeq v2.1, whole genome shotgun sequence DNA contains the following:
- the LOC123187966 gene encoding proteasome subunit alpha type-6 translates to MSGRVGESSSRRRRTAAKPPRYDRSITVFSPEGRVFQVDYARNSVKLEGITSVAVRGADSVCVITQRTKAPADPLLDTADPAFMHLFQITERLGMLATGMPADGRALAQQARNEAAGFRHKWGYEMPPKMLAQWLGDRAQVRTQHAGMRPYRVVATVVGIDEEKGTPELFTCDPAGQVLGHKATSVGLKDQEAIEFLEEAMAGNSSLSFQETMEMAVSALRHVLEDNSQGHDIEVGVVRKNYPIFRTVLRRIYKNPLAGQSILDGEGQ, encoded by the exons ATGTCTGGCCGCGTCGGCGaaagcagcagccgccgccgccgcaccgcggCGAAGCCCCCGCGCTACGACCGCAGCATCACCGTCTTCTCCCCCGAGGGCCGCGTCTTCCAAGTCG ACTACGCCCGCAACTCCGTGAAGCTGGAGGGGATCACCTCCGTCGCCGTGCGCGGCGCCGACTCCGTCTGCGTCATCACCCAGCGGACCAAGGCACCGGCG GACCCGTTGCTGGACACAGCGGACCCCGCCTTCATGCACCTGTTCCAGATCACCGAGCGGCTTGGTATGCTGGCCACGGGGATGCCAG CTGACGGGAGAGCATTAGCTCAGCAGGCAAGGAACGAAGCTGCAGGGTTCCGTCACAAGTGGGGATATGAAATGCCTCCTAAGATGTTGGCGCAATG GTTGGGAGACAGAGCACAAGTTCGCACCCAGCATGCTGGCATGAGACCTTACAGAGTTG TTGCTACGGTCGTGGGAATTGATGAAGAGAAAGGAACTCCAGAGCTCTTTACATGTGATCCTGCTGGACAAGTCCTTGGCCACAAG GCAACCAGCGTAGGTCTCAAGGACCAGGAAGCTATCGAGTTTCTCGAGGAAGCAATGGCGGGCAATTCTTCTTTATCATTCCAGGAAACCATGGAG ATGGCAGTGTCTGCACTGCGACACGTCCTGGAGGATAATAGCCAAGGCCATGACATCGAG GTGGGAGTTGTCAGGAAGAATTATCCGATCTTCAGAACGGTGTTGAGGCGCATCTACAAAAATCCGCTTGCAGGGCAGAGCATCCTGGATGGAGAAGGCCAGTAA
- the LOC123187965 gene encoding protein STRICTOSIDINE SYNTHASE-LIKE 4, with product MALGGLFGTAAVAVVVSLAVHVALNCPIQPLPSPRPPPPAARYRPNNLLQGLEKLGEGQLSAPEDVYVDAAAGGTLYTATRDGWLQRMHPNGSWEQWRFVGGTGLLGIAPSADGSVLVCDADKGLLRVEEGRVTILASTVEGSTIRFADEAIEASDGTVYFSDASTRFGFDRWFHAYVESQPTGRLLKYDPRTGKASVALDNLSFANGVALSRDEAFVIVCETGRFKCTRLWLKGDKTGQAETFVGDLPGSPDNIQLAPDGSFWIALIQRSPWLDLVMRWTFTKRVVASFPALLDAVHATGKGAMVAQVSEDGEVLRVLDDTEGKVINFITSVTEFNGDLFFGSLATNFVGKLSLAKVAQAQGQAAASS from the exons ATGGCGCTCGGTGGTCTGTTCGGCACGGCGGCGGTGGCCGTGGTCGTGTCGCTGGCGGTCCACGTCGCGCTCAACTGCCCCATCCAGCCGCTCCCGTCGCCGcggccgccaccgcccgccgcgcGCTACCGGCCTAATAACCTCCTCCAG GGGCTGGAGAAGCTGGGGGAAGGGCAGCTGAGCGCGCCGGAGGACGTGTACGTGGACGCGGCGGCGGGAGGGACGCTGTACACGGCGACGAGGGACGGGTGGCTGCAGAGGATGCACCCCAACGGGTCGTGGGAGCAGTGGCGGTTCGTCGGCGGCACGGGCCTGCTCGGCATCGCGCCCTCCGCCGACGGCAGCGTGCTCGTCTGCGACGCCGACAAG GGACTGCTGCGAGTTGAGGAGGGCCGTGTGACCATCCTCGCCTCAACGGTCGAAGGCTCCACGATCAG GTTCGCCGACGAGGCGATCGAGGCATCGGACGGCACGGTGTACTTCAGCGACGCCAGCACCAGGTTCGGCTTCGACCGGTGGTTCCATGCCTACGTCGAGTCCCAACCCACCGGCCGCCTCCTCAAGTACGACCCGCGCACCGGCAAGGCGTCCGTCGCGCTCGACAACCTCTCCTTCGCCAACGGCGTCGCCCTGTCACGGGACGAGGCCTTCGTCATCGTCTGCGAGACAGGGAG GTTCAAATGCACGAGGCTGTGGCTGAAGGGGGACAAGACCGGCCAGGCGGAGACGTTCGTCGGCGACCTTCCGGGGTCTCCGGATAACATCCAGCTAGCGCCAGACGGCTCCTTCTGGATCGCCCTTATCCAG AGGTCGCCGTGGCTGGACCTGGTCATGCGCTGGACGTTCACGAAGAGGGTCGTCGCCTCGTTCCCGGCGCTGCTCGACGCGGTCCACGCCACGGGGAAGGGGGCGATGGTGGCGCAGGTGTCGGAGGACGGCGAGGTCCTCCGCGTGCTCGACGACACAGAAGGGAAGGTGATCAACTTCATCACTTCAGTGACGGAGTTCAACGGAGACCTCTTCTTCGGGAGCCTCGCGACGAACTTCGTGGGCAAGCTATCTCTGGCCAAGGTAGCACAGGCACAGGGACAGGCGGCGGCTTCTTCCTAG